A single Lactuca sativa cultivar Salinas chromosome 8, Lsat_Salinas_v11, whole genome shotgun sequence DNA region contains:
- the LOC111914374 gene encoding uncharacterized protein LOC111914374, with the protein MWNPIGALFSGVGHVVGSIFGAPLDFLSGKSCNSLCGPTWDLVCYIENFCIQHLIKLCAVSLLVFVVLLFFYFLYKIGIYHCIFHMLWKLVRACIWSFFSAWEQGCEFLCQMLCNAKGKRRRRRRDIEMGDMSINGSDEETDMETSFSYRNNGRRRLLSRDHKRNHFRRSLRPKSHRLRVGVDGDSVYATKRKHIKHGDVRVVKTSSFARKGTNHKRSRRK; encoded by the exons ATGTGGAATCCAATCGGGGCATTATTTTCTGGAGTCGGTCatgtagttggaagtatatttgGTGCTCCACTCGATTTTCTTTCCGGCAAGTCTTGCAA CTCTTTGTGTGGTCCAACATGGGATTTGGTTTGTTACATCGAAAATTTCTGCATTCAACATCTAATCAAATTGTGTGCGGTTTCACTTCTGGTTTTCGTCG TTTTACTATTCTTCTACTTTCTATACAAGATTGGAATATATCACTGCATTTTTCATATGTTATGGAAACTTGTACGGGCATGCATCTGGTCATTTTTCTCGGCCTGGGAACAAGGATGCGAATTTCTGTGTCAAATGTTGTGTAATGCCAAGGGTAAAAGGAGAAGACGCAGGAGAGACATTGAAATGGGTGACATGAGTATTAATGGAAGCGATGAAGAAACAGACATGGAAACAAGTTTTTCATATAGGAACAATGGTCGAAGGAGATTGTTGTCAAGAGACCATAAAAGAAACCATTTTAGAAGATCACTAAGGCCTAAAAGTCATCGGCTTCGTGTGGGTGTTGATGGTGATTCAGTTTATGCTACAAAAAGAAAACATATTAAGCATGGTGATGTTCGAGTTGTTAAAACGTCAAGCTTTGCACGAAAGGGG